A section of the Chloroflexota bacterium genome encodes:
- a CDS encoding twin-arginine translocase TatA/TatE family subunit → MQFLRNIGPLEWFLILVIVIILFGPNRLAELGGALGKSIREFQKALKGEEAGPNAKEPPESEVKKD, encoded by the coding sequence ATGCAATTCCTGCGCAATATAGGTCCGTTAGAGTGGTTCCTCATCCTTGTCATTGTGATCATTCTCTTTGGCCCCAACCGCCTCGCGGAACTGGGTGGGGCATTAGGCAAAAGCATCCGCGAGTTCCAGAAAGCGTTAAAAGGGGAGGAAGCAGGTCCAAACGCGAAGGAACCGCCAGAATCTGAGGTAAAGAAAGACTAG